From a single Lolium rigidum isolate FL_2022 chromosome 7, APGP_CSIRO_Lrig_0.1, whole genome shotgun sequence genomic region:
- the LOC124674371 gene encoding cytochrome P450 709B2-like, giving the protein MTVGLVSMAAVAVAAVLASWAFNALVYLVWRPRAITRQLRAQGIGGPGYKFFAGNLAEIKQLRAETAGTALDVGSHDFVPMVQPHFRKWIAIHGRTFLFWFGARPTVCITDVNVVKQVLFDRNGLYPKNFINPHIARLLGKGLVLTDGDDWKRHRKVVHPAFNMDKLKMMTVTMSDCAGSMMSEWKAKLEKGGEVEIELSSQFEELTADVISHTAFGSSYTEGKKVFLAQRELQFLAFSTVFNVQIPGFRYLPTKKNLQISKLDREVRTMLMNIIKSRLAAKDTMGYGHDLLGLMLEACAPEHGENPLLSMDEIIDECKTFFFAGHDTSSHLLTWTMFLLSTHPEWQEKLREEVLTECGNDVPTGDMLNKLKLVNMFLLETLRLYAPVSAIQRRAGSDLEVGGIRVPEGTALAFPIATIHRDKEVWGEDANEFKPLRFEKGVTMAAKHPNALLSFSAGPRSCIGQNFAMIEAKAVIAVILQRFSFSLSPKYVHAPMDVITLRPKFGLPMILKSLVV; this is encoded by the exons ATGACCGTGGGTCTCGTCTCGATGGCCGCCGTGGCCGTGGCGGCCGTGCTGGCCTCGTGGGCGTTCAACGCGCTGGTGTACCTCGTGTGGAGGCCGCGCGCCATCACCAGGCAGCTCCGCGCGCAGGGCATCGGCGGGCCGGGCTACAAGTTCTTCGCCGGTAACCTCGCCGAGATCAAGCAGCTCCGAGCCGAGACCGCCGGTACCGCCCTGGACGTCGGCTCCCACGACTTCGTCCCGATGGTGCAGCCGCACTTCCGAAAATGGATCGCCATCCACG GACGCACGTTCCTGTTCTGGTTCGGGGCGAGGCCTACGGTGTGCATCACCGACGTGAACGTGGTGAAGCAGGTGCTCTTCGACCGCAACGGGCTCTACCCCAAGAACTTCATCAATCCGCACATCGCCCGCCTCCTCGGCAAGGGCCTCGTGCTCACCGACGGCGACGACTGGAAGCGCCACCGCAAGGTCGTCCACCCGGCATTCAACATGGACAAGCTCAAG ATGATGACGGTGACCATGTCCGACTGCGCCGGGTCAATGATGTCGGAGTGGAAGGCGAAGCTGGAGAAAGGCGGCGAGGTGGAGATCGAGCTGAGCAGCCAGTTTGAGGAGCTGACTGCGGATGTCATCTCACACACGGCGTTCGGGAGCAGCTACACGGAGGGGAAGAAGGTCTTTCTGGCGCAGAGGGAGCTTCAGTTTCTTGCCTTCTCCACTGTATTCAACGTCCAAATTCCAGGGTTCAG GTACCTTCCAACCAAAAAGAACCTTCAGATATCGAAGCTCGACAGGGAGGTGAGGACAATGCTCATGAACATCATCAAGAGCCGGCTGGCCGCCAAAGACACCATGGGCTACGGACACGACCTGCTCGGGCTTATGTTGGAGGCGTGCGCGCCGGAGCACGGGGAGAACCCGCTTCTtagcatggacgagatcatcgaCGAGTGCAAGACCTTCTTCTTCGCCGGGCACGACACCAGCTCGCACCTGCTGACCTGGACCATGTTCCTGCTGAGCACGCACCCGGAGTGGCAGGAGAAACTCAGAGAGGAGGTGCTCACGGAGTGCGGCAACGACGTCCCAACCGGCGACATGCTCAACAAACTGAAGCTGGTCAACATGTTCCTGCTGGAAACTCTCAGGTTATACGCCCCTGTATCGGCCATTCAGAGGAGGGCGGGTTCGGATCTCGAGGTTGGTGGCATCAGAGTGCCCGAAGGCACAGCCCTGGCGTTCCCCATCGCGACGATACATCGTGATAAGGAGGTTTGGGGCGAGGACGCCAATGAATTCAAGCCCTTGAGGTTCGAGAAAGGTGTCACCATGGCTGCAAAGCACCCCAACGCATTGCTGTCTTTCTCCGCTGGGCCGAGGTCGTGCATCGGGCAGAACTTCGCGATGATCGAAGCCAAGGCCGTGATCGCCGTGATTCTTCAGAGGTTCTCCTTCTCCCTGTCCCCGAAGTACGTCCATGCCCCCATGGACGTCATCACGCTGCGCCCCAAGTTTGGGCTTCCCATGATCCTAAAGAGCCTGGTGGTGTAG